A single genomic interval of Ramlibacter sp. harbors:
- a CDS encoding DUF1330 domain-containing protein, translating to MASAYIIANVDVTDPEQYEEYKKLSTIAMKAHGAEVCIRGGKVDVLEGDWEPSRIVLLKFPSTEAARAFNDSVEYSAARKARQGIAVMRMVLVEGV from the coding sequence ATGGCCAGCGCCTACATCATTGCCAACGTCGATGTTACGGACCCGGAACAATACGAAGAGTACAAAAAGCTCTCTACCATTGCCATGAAGGCCCATGGCGCCGAGGTCTGCATCCGCGGCGGCAAGGTGGACGTGCTCGAGGGCGACTGGGAGCCCAGCCGCATCGTGCTGCTGAAGTTCCCGTCCACCGAGGCCGCCCGGGCCTTCAACGACTCCGTCGAATACAGCGCCGCGCGCAAGGCACGCCAGGGCATCGCCGTGATGCGCATGGTGCTGGTCGAGGGTGTTTGA
- the eno gene encoding phosphopyruvate hydratase yields the protein MSAIVDIVGREILDSRGNPTVECDVLLESGTMGRAAVPSGASTGSREAIELRDGDKSRYLGKGVLKAVEHINTEISEAVLGLDASEQAFLDKTLIDLDGTDNKSRLGANAMLAVSMAVARAAAEESGLPLYRYFGGMGGMQMPVPMMNVVNGGAHANNNLDLQELMIIPVGAPSFREAVRYGAEVFHALKKIIHDKGMSVAVGDEGGFAPNVANHEAAIQMILEAISAAGYTAGEQIALGLDCAASEFYKDGKYVLDAEGLSLDATQWTDMLATWVDKYPIISIEDGMAEGDWDGWKTLTERLGSKVQLVGDDLFVTNTKILKEGIDKKIANSILIKINQIGTLTETFAAIEMAKRAGYTAVISHRSGETEDSTIADIAVGTNAGQIKTGSLSRSDRMAKYNQLLRIEEDLGDIASYPGRAAFYNLR from the coding sequence ATGAGTGCAATCGTTGACATCGTCGGCCGCGAGATTCTGGACAGCCGCGGCAACCCCACCGTGGAATGCGACGTGCTGCTGGAGTCCGGCACCATGGGCCGCGCGGCCGTGCCCTCGGGCGCCTCCACCGGCTCGCGCGAGGCCATTGAGCTGCGCGACGGTGACAAGAGCCGCTACCTGGGCAAGGGCGTGCTCAAGGCCGTGGAACACATCAACACCGAGATTTCCGAGGCCGTGCTGGGTCTGGACGCTTCCGAGCAGGCCTTCCTGGACAAGACCCTGATCGACCTGGACGGCACCGACAACAAGAGCCGGCTGGGCGCCAACGCCATGCTGGCCGTGAGCATGGCCGTGGCCCGCGCCGCCGCCGAGGAATCGGGCCTGCCGCTGTACCGCTACTTTGGCGGCATGGGCGGCATGCAGATGCCCGTGCCCATGATGAACGTGGTCAATGGCGGCGCGCACGCCAACAACAATTTGGACCTGCAGGAACTGATGATCATCCCCGTGGGCGCCCCGAGCTTCCGCGAGGCGGTGCGCTACGGCGCCGAGGTGTTCCACGCGCTCAAGAAAATCATCCATGACAAGGGCATGAGCGTGGCTGTGGGCGATGAAGGCGGCTTTGCGCCCAACGTGGCCAACCACGAGGCCGCGATCCAGATGATCCTGGAAGCGATCTCGGCGGCCGGCTACACCGCGGGTGAGCAGATCGCGCTGGGCCTGGACTGCGCGGCCAGCGAGTTCTACAAGGATGGCAAGTACGTGCTCGACGCCGAAGGCCTGAGCCTGGACGCCACGCAGTGGACTGACATGCTGGCCACCTGGGTCGACAAGTACCCCATCATCAGCATCGAGGACGGCATGGCCGAAGGCGACTGGGACGGCTGGAAGACGCTCACCGAGCGGCTGGGCAGCAAGGTGCAGCTGGTGGGTGACGACCTTTTCGTGACCAACACCAAGATCCTCAAGGAAGGCATCGACAAGAAGATCGCCAACTCCATCCTGATCAAGATCAACCAGATCGGCACGCTGACCGAAACCTTTGCCGCGATCGAGATGGCCAAGCGCGCGGGCTACACCGCGGTCATCAGCCACCGTTCGGGCGAGACCGAGGACAGCACCATCGCCGACATCGCCGTGGGCACCAACGCGGGCCAGATCAAGACCGGCTCGTTGAGCCGCTCCGACCGCATGGCCAAGTACAACCAGCTGCTGCGCATCGAGGAAGACCTGGGCGACATCGCCAGCTACCCCGGCCGCGCGGCGTTCTACAACCTGCGCTAG
- a CDS encoding septum formation initiator family protein, giving the protein MANRVVPALLIALLVIVHAQLWFGRGSLGNVAQMQARLAAQKASNEQLRQDNERVSAEVRDLKDGLEMVEEKARSELGMVKPNEIYVQVGK; this is encoded by the coding sequence GTGGCTAACCGCGTTGTTCCGGCCCTGCTGATCGCGCTGCTGGTGATCGTTCACGCGCAGCTGTGGTTTGGCCGGGGCAGCCTGGGCAATGTGGCCCAGATGCAGGCCAGGCTTGCCGCGCAGAAGGCCAGCAACGAGCAATTGCGCCAGGACAATGAGCGCGTTTCGGCCGAGGTGCGCGACCTCAAGGACGGGCTGGAAATGGTCGAGGAAAAGGCCCGCTCTGAACTCGGCATGGTCAAGCCCAACGAGATCTACGTGCAGGTCGGCAAATGA
- the pnuC gene encoding nicotinamide riboside transporter PnuC, protein MPDILFAEAFTLWGSPTTWLEIVAVVIALAMVGCNIREIHWGWPLAMVSSLMYFALFWRSKLYGDAGLQIFFAVVALWGWFQWLRGVRADGSELHVARLTPRGLALTVASCAVLWPAMGLFLKTFTDTDVPWWDAFPTAVSLVGQFLLGRKFIENWAVWIVVNVVSVGLFAWKGLWLTVLLYAVFIALSVVGWRAWQSRLAAATA, encoded by the coding sequence ATGCCTGACATCCTTTTTGCCGAGGCCTTCACGCTGTGGGGTTCGCCCACCACCTGGCTGGAGATCGTGGCCGTGGTGATCGCGCTGGCCATGGTGGGCTGCAACATCCGCGAGATCCACTGGGGCTGGCCGCTGGCCATGGTCAGTTCATTGATGTACTTCGCGCTGTTCTGGCGCAGCAAGCTCTACGGTGATGCCGGGCTGCAGATCTTCTTCGCGGTGGTCGCCCTGTGGGGCTGGTTCCAGTGGCTGCGCGGTGTGCGCGCCGACGGCTCAGAGCTGCACGTGGCCCGGCTCACGCCGCGCGGGCTGGCCCTCACCGTGGCGAGCTGTGCGGTGCTCTGGCCCGCCATGGGCCTGTTCCTGAAAACCTTCACCGACACCGACGTGCCCTGGTGGGACGCCTTCCCCACGGCCGTGAGCCTGGTGGGCCAGTTCCTGCTGGGCCGCAAGTTCATCGAGAACTGGGCCGTGTGGATCGTCGTGAACGTGGTGAGCGTGGGCCTGTTCGCCTGGAAGGGCCTGTGGCTCACCGTGCTGCTTTATGCGGTGTTCATCGCGCTGAGCGTCGTGGGTTGGCGGGCCTGGCAGTCGCGGCTGGCCGCGGCAACCGCTTGA
- a CDS encoding ATP-binding protein: MKVALLGAESTGKTHLALALADHWRRLGRAVVLVPEVLREWCDRMGRTPRPEEQAGIASEQAARVAQAPPHDWLIADTTPIMVALYSELLFDDRSLYGMAFAHQRQYDITLVTGLDLPWVADGLQRDGPHVREPVDTLLRAALARAGVPYRVIYGAGDERLRQALFAIDSIAPGAHAERTSARSGLQSRPWTCERCADPDCEHRLFTGLWDSPEAGRRAP; encoded by the coding sequence ATGAAAGTCGCCCTGCTCGGCGCCGAGAGCACCGGCAAGACCCATCTGGCACTCGCGCTGGCCGACCACTGGCGCCGCCTGGGCCGCGCGGTGGTGCTGGTCCCCGAAGTGCTGCGCGAGTGGTGTGACCGCATGGGCCGCACGCCGCGGCCCGAGGAACAGGCGGGAATTGCCAGTGAACAGGCGGCGCGCGTGGCGCAAGCCCCACCCCACGACTGGCTGATCGCCGACACCACCCCCATCATGGTGGCCCTGTACAGCGAGCTGCTGTTTGATGACCGGTCGCTGTACGGGATGGCCTTTGCGCACCAGCGCCAGTACGACATCACGCTGGTGACCGGGCTGGACCTGCCCTGGGTTGCCGACGGCCTGCAGCGTGACGGGCCCCATGTGCGCGAACCTGTCGATACCCTGCTGCGCGCCGCGCTGGCGCGTGCGGGGGTGCCGTACCGGGTGATTTACGGCGCGGGTGACGAGCGCCTCAGGCAGGCCCTGTTTGCTATTGATTCAATAGCGCCTGGTGCCCACGCAGAAAGGACCAGCGCCCGATCGGGCCTGCAATCAAGGCCCTGGACCTGTGAGCGCTGCGCCGACCCGGACTGCGAGCACCGGCTGTTCACTGGACTGTGGGATTCACCGGAGGCTGGGCGCCGGGCGCCGTGA
- a CDS encoding Hsp33 family molecular chaperone HslO: MSELHKFLFDGMPVRGMIVRLTDAWTEVLARRAANKTTGAWPPPVAELLGEMAAAGVLMQSNIKFNGALVLQIFGDGPVKVAVAEVQADLGLRVTAKVVGDVGVNDRLPEMVNVSNLGRCAITLDPKDKFPGQQPYQGVVPLFGDQHEKLRNLSEVLEHYMLQSEQLDTTLVLAADDKVAAGLLIQRLPMEGEGNLAGSLVSKANEDEIGVNEDYNRISILARSLTRAELLGLDVDTILHRLFWEEKVLRFEPASGPKGPRFACTCSRERVASMIRSLGRDEAESILAERGDIEVGCDFCGQQYRFDPVDAAQIFTAPGAQPPVNPTVQ; the protein is encoded by the coding sequence TTGAGTGAATTGCACAAGTTTCTGTTTGATGGCATGCCGGTGCGCGGCATGATCGTGCGCCTGACCGACGCCTGGACCGAGGTTCTGGCGCGGCGCGCGGCCAACAAGACCACGGGCGCCTGGCCGCCCCCGGTGGCCGAACTGCTGGGCGAGATGGCCGCGGCCGGCGTGCTGATGCAGTCCAACATCAAGTTCAATGGCGCGCTGGTGCTGCAGATCTTCGGCGATGGTCCGGTCAAGGTGGCGGTGGCCGAGGTGCAGGCCGACCTGGGCTTGCGTGTGACCGCCAAGGTGGTGGGCGACGTGGGCGTGAACGACCGCCTGCCCGAGATGGTGAACGTGAGCAACCTGGGGCGCTGTGCCATCACGCTGGACCCCAAGGACAAGTTCCCGGGCCAGCAGCCTTACCAGGGCGTGGTGCCGCTGTTTGGCGACCAGCACGAGAAACTGCGCAACCTCAGCGAGGTGCTGGAGCACTACATGCTGCAGTCCGAACAGCTCGACACCACGCTGGTGCTGGCCGCCGACGACAAGGTGGCCGCGGGCCTGCTGATCCAGCGTCTGCCCATGGAAGGCGAGGGCAACCTGGCTGGCAGCCTGGTGAGCAAGGCCAATGAAGACGAAATTGGCGTCAACGAGGACTACAACCGCATTTCCATCCTGGCGCGCAGCCTGACGCGTGCGGAACTGCTGGGGCTGGACGTGGACACCATCCTGCACCGCCTGTTCTGGGAGGAAAAGGTGCTTCGCTTCGAGCCGGCGTCAGGCCCCAAGGGCCCGCGCTTTGCCTGCACCTGCAGCCGCGAGCGCGTGGCCAGCATGATCCGCAGCCTGGGCCGCGACGAGGCCGAGAGCATCCTGGCCGAGCGCGGCGACATTGAGGTGGGCTGCGATTTCTGCGGACAGCAGTACCGGTTCGACCCGGTGGACGCGGCCCAGATCTTCACGGCGCCCGGCGCCCAGCCTCCGGTGAATCCCACAGTCCAGTGA
- a CDS encoding gamma carbonic anhydrase family protein: MAIYELDGKAPVLGQGAWVADSGQVMGAVEMADNASVWFGAVVRGDTETIRIGRNSNIQDGSVLHADLGMPLTIGDNVTVGHQVMLHGCTIGDGSLIGIQAVVLNGARIGRNSIVGAGSVVTEGKEFPDNSLIIGAPAKVVRTLDDEAAAKLAQSAEHYVENARRFAKGLKKIG, translated from the coding sequence ATGGCGATTTATGAACTCGATGGCAAGGCGCCGGTGCTGGGGCAGGGTGCCTGGGTGGCCGACAGCGGCCAGGTCATGGGTGCCGTGGAGATGGCCGACAACGCCAGCGTCTGGTTTGGCGCCGTGGTGCGCGGCGACACCGAAACCATCCGCATCGGGCGCAACAGCAACATCCAGGACGGCTCGGTGCTGCATGCCGACCTTGGCATGCCCTTGACCATTGGCGACAACGTGACCGTGGGCCACCAGGTCATGCTGCATGGCTGCACCATTGGCGATGGCTCGCTGATCGGCATCCAGGCCGTGGTGCTGAACGGCGCCAGGATCGGGCGCAACAGCATCGTGGGGGCGGGCAGTGTGGTGACCGAGGGCAAGGAATTCCCCGACAACTCGCTGATCATCGGCGCGCCGGCCAAGGTGGTGCGCACGCTGGACGACGAGGCCGCGGCCAAACTGGCGCAAAGCGCTGAGCACTATGTGGAGAATGCCCGGCGGTTCGCCAAAGGGCTGAAGAAGATTGGCTGA
- a CDS encoding ferritin-like domain-containing protein — translation MELRQRALEALCLPDPEQKVAAARTLQARAAMLSIADQPPDEPAGLPGRPPRPALVHPATVPRRSPFKPEGLAALLHAIAHIEFNAINLALDAAWRFGGMPREFHLDWLRVAAEEAHHFSLLREHLRSLGHDYGDFTAHDNLWQMCEKTRNDIVARMALVPRTLEARGLDASPLIQDRLRKVGTPAALRAVDILDVILRDEIGHVAIGNHWYRWLCEREGLDPVAHYSVLVARHDAPRLYPPFNESARRKAGFSDEELAWLAG, via the coding sequence ATGGAGCTTCGTCAACGCGCGCTCGAGGCCTTGTGCCTGCCCGATCCAGAGCAAAAAGTGGCTGCAGCCCGCACGTTGCAAGCACGGGCAGCTATGCTTTCCATAGCAGACCAGCCCCCGGACGAGCCCGCCGGCCTGCCGGGCCGGCCACCCCGGCCCGCGCTGGTGCACCCCGCCACCGTGCCGCGCCGCTCGCCCTTCAAGCCCGAGGGCCTGGCCGCGCTGCTGCACGCGATTGCGCACATCGAGTTCAACGCCATCAACCTCGCGCTGGACGCGGCTTGGCGCTTTGGCGGCATGCCGCGCGAGTTTCACCTCGACTGGCTGCGCGTCGCAGCGGAGGAAGCCCACCACTTCAGCCTGCTGCGCGAGCACCTGCGCTCACTGGGGCACGACTATGGCGACTTCACGGCCCACGACAACCTGTGGCAGATGTGCGAGAAGACCCGGAACGACATCGTGGCCCGCATGGCCCTGGTGCCGCGCACGCTCGAGGCCCGCGGGCTCGATGCTTCGCCGCTGATCCAGGACAGGCTGCGCAAGGTGGGCACGCCCGCGGCACTGCGTGCGGTGGACATCCTGGACGTGATCCTGCGTGACGAGATCGGCCACGTGGCCATCGGCAACCACTGGTACCGCTGGCTCTGCGAGCGCGAGGGCCTGGACCCGGTGGCGCATTACAGCGTGCTGGTGGCGCGCCATGACGCGCCCCGGCTGTACCCCCCGTTCAACGAGTCCGCGCGCCGCAAGGCGGGCTTCAGTGACGAGGAACTGGCCTGGCTGGCGGGGTAG
- the lgt gene encoding prolipoprotein diacylglyceryl transferase, which translates to MLTYTPINPVALQLGPVAIHWYGLTYLAAFGLFLFLGLKRLRHEPFASVTGAGAWSRKDVEDMLFLGVLGVVLGGRLGYCLFYKPGYYLSHPLDILAVWQGGMSFHGGLLGVILSQWWFARSRSKPFLQVMDFLAPCVPTGLAAGRVGNFINGELWGRFSAPDLPWGMVFPQSGSMLPRHPSQVYQFLLEGLLLFVLLWLYARKPRPQGQVAAAFLVGYGVLRFVAEFFREPDNFLGLLAMGMSMGQWLCVPMILGGVGLWVWAARRPTTAA; encoded by the coding sequence ATGCTGACCTACACCCCCATCAACCCCGTGGCCCTGCAGCTCGGCCCGGTGGCCATTCACTGGTACGGGCTGACCTACCTGGCCGCGTTCGGCCTGTTCCTGTTCCTGGGCCTCAAGCGCCTGCGGCACGAACCGTTTGCCTCGGTCACGGGCGCCGGTGCCTGGAGCCGCAAGGATGTGGAAGACATGCTGTTCCTGGGCGTGCTGGGCGTGGTGCTGGGCGGCCGGCTGGGTTACTGCCTGTTCTACAAGCCCGGCTACTACCTGTCGCACCCGCTGGACATCCTGGCAGTCTGGCAGGGCGGCATGAGCTTTCATGGCGGGCTGCTGGGCGTGATCCTGTCGCAGTGGTGGTTTGCCCGCTCGCGCAGCAAGCCGTTCCTGCAGGTGATGGACTTCCTGGCGCCCTGCGTGCCCACCGGCCTGGCCGCAGGGCGCGTGGGCAACTTCATCAACGGCGAGCTGTGGGGCCGCTTCTCGGCGCCCGACCTGCCCTGGGGCATGGTGTTTCCGCAAAGCGGCTCCATGCTGCCGCGCCACCCGTCACAGGTCTACCAGTTCCTGCTCGAAGGCCTGCTGCTGTTCGTGCTGCTGTGGCTGTATGCGCGCAAGCCGCGCCCTCAGGGGCAGGTGGCCGCGGCCTTCCTCGTGGGCTATGGCGTCCTGCGCTTTGTGGCGGAGTTCTTCCGCGAGCCCGACAACTTCCTGGGCCTGCTGGCCATGGGCATGAGCATGGGCCAGTGGCTGTGCGTGCCGATGATCCTGGGCGGCGTGGGCCTGTGGGTCTGGGCCGCGCGCCGGCCGACCACGGCGGCCTGA
- a CDS encoding LysR family transcriptional regulator, translating into MSDTPVELRLWRQFVAVAEELHFGRAAARLHMTQPPLTQAIAALEGLLQVRLFDRTKRSVQLTPAGAALLPEARDLLARAQALPAHARAAAAGEVGRLRLGFVSTVGFALLPQWVRGFREQYPRVQLELIEATGDVQLQALQRGEIDAGFMLHSPAFAPAGLQRLRVAQEPLVLALSDPHPLAADAAPALARVLAEPLVIFPRRIVPSLYDAIFGLYHAAGCSPQVAQEAIQMQTIVNLVSAGLGVAWVPDSVRQFQRSGVAYRSVAGTRARPVPVCETSLVWPAGASSPSLACFVKFVQAQYAAC; encoded by the coding sequence ATGAGTGACACCCCTGTCGAGTTGCGCCTGTGGCGCCAGTTTGTGGCCGTGGCCGAGGAGCTGCATTTTGGCCGCGCCGCCGCGCGCCTGCACATGACGCAGCCGCCCCTGACCCAGGCCATTGCCGCGCTGGAGGGGCTGCTGCAGGTGCGCCTGTTTGACCGCACCAAGCGCAGCGTGCAGCTCACGCCCGCTGGCGCGGCCCTGCTGCCCGAGGCGCGCGACCTGCTGGCCCGTGCCCAGGCCCTGCCGGCCCATGCGCGCGCCGCGGCGGCGGGCGAGGTCGGGCGGCTGCGGCTGGGCTTTGTGTCCACGGTGGGGTTTGCGCTGCTCCCGCAATGGGTGCGCGGCTTTCGCGAGCAGTACCCCCGGGTGCAGCTGGAGCTGATCGAGGCCACGGGCGACGTGCAGTTGCAGGCCTTGCAGCGCGGCGAGATCGACGCGGGCTTCATGCTGCACTCGCCGGCCTTTGCGCCCGCGGGCCTGCAGCGGCTGCGCGTGGCGCAGGAGCCGCTGGTGCTGGCGCTGTCCGACCCGCACCCGCTTGCCGCGGATGCGGCGCCGGCCCTGGCCCGGGTGCTGGCCGAGCCGCTGGTGATCTTTCCGCGGCGCATCGTGCCTTCGCTGTATGACGCGATCTTTGGCCTGTACCACGCCGCCGGCTGCTCGCCCCAGGTGGCGCAGGAGGCGATCCAGATGCAGACCATCGTGAACCTGGTGTCGGCCGGGCTGGGCGTGGCCTGGGTGCCTGACAGCGTGCGGCAGTTCCAGCGCTCCGGCGTGGCTTACCGCAGCGTGGCGGGCACGCGCGCCCGGCCCGTGCCGGTCTGCGAAACCAGCCTGGTGTGGCCGGCCGGCGCGTCCAGTCCGTCGCTGGCGTGTTTTGTCAAATTTGTGCAGGCACAATACGCCGCATGCTGA
- the ilvD gene encoding dihydroxy-acid dehydratase produces the protein MDTKTIHINPRSKNITEGKSRAPNRSMYYAMGYEQGDFKKPMVGVANGHSTITPCNSGLQKLADAAIAGIEEAGGNAQVFGTPTISDGMAMGTEGMKYSLVSREVISDCIETCVQGQWMDGVLVVGGCDKNMPGGLMGMLRANVPAIYVYGGTILPGRYKGQDLNIVSVFEAVGQNAAGNLSDEDLLEIEKRAIPGTGSCGGMYTANTMSSAFEALGISLPYSSTMANPHDEKANSAKESAKVLIEAIRKDIKPRDIVTKKAIENAVAVIMATGGSTNAVLHFLAIAHAAGVEWTIDDFERVRVKTPVLCDLKPSGKYLAVDLHQAGGIPQVMKILLKAGLLHGDCLTITGQTIAEVLKDVPDTPRADQDVIRPIDKPMYAQGHLAILKGNLSPEGAVAKITGLKNPVITGPARVFDDEQSALKAILDGRIVAGDVMVLRYLGPKGGPGMPEMLAPTGALIGAGLGESVGLITDGRFSGGTWGMVVGHVAPEAAAGGTIAFVNEGDSITIDAHKLILELNVPEAEIAKRRAAWTAPAPRYTRGVQAKFAFNAASASKGAVLDNY, from the coding sequence ATGGACACCAAGACCATCCACATCAACCCCCGCAGCAAGAACATCACCGAAGGCAAGTCGCGCGCGCCCAACCGCTCGATGTACTACGCCATGGGTTACGAGCAGGGCGACTTCAAGAAGCCCATGGTCGGCGTGGCCAACGGCCACAGCACCATCACGCCCTGCAACTCGGGCCTGCAGAAGCTGGCCGACGCGGCCATTGCCGGCATTGAAGAGGCCGGCGGCAATGCCCAGGTGTTTGGCACGCCCACCATCTCCGACGGCATGGCCATGGGCACCGAGGGCATGAAGTACAGCCTGGTCAGCCGCGAGGTCATCAGCGACTGCATCGAGACCTGCGTGCAGGGCCAGTGGATGGACGGCGTGCTGGTGGTCGGCGGCTGCGACAAGAACATGCCCGGCGGCCTGATGGGCATGCTGCGCGCCAATGTGCCGGCCATCTACGTGTACGGCGGCACCATCCTGCCGGGCCGCTACAAGGGGCAGGACCTCAACATCGTGAGCGTGTTCGAGGCCGTGGGCCAGAACGCCGCGGGCAACCTGAGCGACGAGGACCTGCTGGAGATCGAAAAGCGCGCCATCCCGGGCACCGGCTCCTGCGGCGGCATGTACACGGCCAACACCATGTCCAGCGCCTTCGAGGCCCTGGGCATCTCGCTGCCCTACTCGTCCACCATGGCCAACCCGCACGACGAGAAGGCCAACTCGGCCAAGGAGTCGGCCAAGGTGCTGATCGAGGCCATCAGGAAGGACATCAAGCCGCGCGACATCGTGACCAAGAAAGCCATCGAGAACGCCGTGGCGGTGATCATGGCCACCGGCGGCTCGACCAACGCGGTGCTGCACTTCCTGGCCATTGCCCATGCGGCCGGCGTGGAGTGGACCATTGACGACTTCGAGCGCGTGCGCGTCAAGACGCCCGTGCTGTGCGACCTCAAGCCCAGCGGCAAGTACCTGGCCGTGGACCTGCACCAGGCCGGCGGCATTCCGCAGGTCATGAAGATTTTGCTCAAGGCCGGCCTGTTGCACGGCGACTGCCTCACCATCACCGGCCAGACCATTGCCGAGGTGCTGAAAGACGTGCCCGACACCCCGCGCGCCGACCAGGACGTGATCCGCCCGATCGACAAGCCCATGTACGCGCAGGGCCACCTGGCCATCCTCAAGGGCAACCTGTCGCCCGAGGGCGCCGTGGCCAAGATCACCGGGCTCAAGAACCCGGTCATCACCGGCCCGGCCCGCGTGTTTGACGACGAGCAGTCGGCCCTCAAGGCCATTCTGGACGGCAGGATCGTCGCGGGCGACGTGATGGTGCTGCGCTACCTCGGCCCCAAGGGCGGCCCGGGCATGCCCGAGATGCTGGCCCCCACGGGCGCGCTGATCGGCGCCGGCCTGGGCGAGAGCGTGGGCCTGATCACCGACGGCCGCTTCTCGGGCGGCACCTGGGGCATGGTGGTGGGCCACGTGGCGCCCGAAGCGGCCGCGGGCGGCACGATTGCGTTTGTGAACGAGGGCGACTCCATCACCATCGACGCGCACAAGCTGATCCTGGAACTGAACGTGCCCGAGGCCGAGATCGCCAAGCGCCGTGCCGCGTGGACCGCGCCGGCCCCGCGCTACACCCGCGGTGTGCAGGCCAAGTTTGCGTTCAATGCCGCAAGCGCCAGCAAGGGCGCGGTGCTGGACAACTACTGA
- a CDS encoding TIGR04438 family Trp-rich protein, with protein MYFLGIGIVMLALKYLEIGPVATLSWWLVLSPFALAVAWWAYADATGYTKRKAVEKENAKKQARIDKQRENLGIASKKRR; from the coding sequence ATGTACTTTCTGGGAATCGGGATTGTGATGCTGGCGCTCAAATACCTGGAGATCGGGCCCGTGGCCACGCTCTCGTGGTGGCTGGTGCTGTCGCCGTTTGCACTGGCGGTGGCGTGGTGGGCCTACGCCGACGCCACGGGCTACACCAAGCGCAAGGCCGTCGAGAAGGAAAACGCCAAGAAGCAGGCCCGCATCGACAAGCAGCGCGAGAACCTGGGCATCGCGAGCAAGAAGCGGCGCTGA
- a CDS encoding c-type cytochrome, with protein sequence MKRALIAIAVTLTAAAPAFADLALATSKNCMACHAVDKKLVGPAYKDVAAKYAGDKGAVDKLAAKILKGGSGVWGPVPMPANAQVNEAEAKKLAAWVLTLK encoded by the coding sequence ATGAAACGTGCCCTGATTGCGATTGCTGTCACTTTGACCGCCGCCGCACCCGCCTTCGCCGACCTGGCGCTCGCCACGTCGAAGAACTGCATGGCCTGCCATGCCGTGGACAAGAAGCTGGTGGGCCCCGCCTACAAGGACGTGGCCGCCAAGTACGCCGGCGACAAGGGCGCGGTGGACAAGCTCGCCGCCAAGATCCTCAAGGGTGGCTCGGGCGTCTGGGGCCCGGTGCCCATGCCCGCCAACGCGCAGGTGAATGAAGCCGAAGCCAAGAAGCTGGCCGCCTGGGTCCTGACGTTGAAATAA